One part of the Dermacentor silvarum isolate Dsil-2018 chromosome 6, BIME_Dsil_1.4, whole genome shotgun sequence genome encodes these proteins:
- the LOC119456452 gene encoding steroidogenic acute regulatory protein-like produces the protein MGAGNSSHDTGCPRPEPHWIHYGSINLEDEVPAEALKVGASVGKKISPVRRFFALLATFDVCFCSFLWILCAMLQYKSVRLVYEKEILGYGISTSLFDMSVLSALRFVVLLLAYIVFRSKHWLLVALMTTLSGAIVMCKTFLYDWQGQLAVNSGVLAGVLLLVTSFVLPWGQAWFLDFRVVPSENRASQLLARIVNDAFPPVPSSVGRGNARSEDGGTTFYSPESGSENESLAGDDVHVRSDIQLPHDLRVRFEQPECAPKLLGPEERSYKRKAEEALDTALKIFHESNWKTEKMDHNSAIQTCHHSKFGKVYKYAGTLPAPPETVLDILFNRLEEQVLWNPSVKEARVIESIDSQTDIVYILSDGAKGVVSSRDFVNLRMWQKRGESYLLCAISAEHAKQPPKKTVVRGEQGPLLYMLAPSDTEMNRSKFQWLLNVNLKGWLPQYMIDKAMAKSMFEYADALKAHLNSLGISPENI, from the exons ATGGGGGCGGGGAATTCATCCCATGACACTGGCTGCCCAAGGCCGGAGCCCCACTGGATTCATTATGGCTCCATTAACCTGGAGGATGAAGTGCCAGCGGAGGCGCTCAAAGTGGGGGCTTCTGTGGGGAAAAAGATCTCTCCCGTGCGGAGGTTCTTTGCCTTGCTGGCCACATTTGACGTCTGCTTCTGTTCCTTCCTCTGGATTCTCTGTGCAATG CTGCAGTACAAGTCAGTCAGACTAGTCTATGAAAAAGAAATCCTTGGATATGGAATTTCAACTTCCTTGTTTGATATGTCT GTGCTATCTGCCCTTCGTTTTGTGGTGCTGCTTTTGGCATACATTGTGTTTCGGTCAAAACACTGGCTTCTCGTCGCACTCATGACCACACTGAGTGGTGCCATTGTCATGTGCAAGACCTTCCTGTATGACTGGCAGGGCCAGTTAGCAGTGAACTCTGGTGTCCTTGCCGGAGTATTGCTCCTCGTGACTTCATTCGTGCTGCCCTGGGGGCAGGCCTGGTTTTTGGACTTTCGTGTGGTGCCTAGCGAGAACCGGGCCTCGCAGCTGCTTGCACGCATAGTCAACGATGCCTTCCCGCCTGTTCCGTCGTCCGTTGGCCGAGGGAATGCGCGCAGTGAAGATGGCGGCACTACTTTCTACTCACCCGAAAGTG GATCTGAAAATGAGTCTTTAGCAGGAGATGACGTGCATGTTAGAAGTGATATTCAGCTACCTCACGACCTGCGTGTCAGATTTGAGCAGCCAGAGTGTGCACCGAAGTTGCTGGGCCCTGAG GAGCGTTCGTACAAGCGCAAAGCTGAGGAGGCCTTGGATACAGCCTTGAAGATCTTCCATGAGAGCAATTGGAAAACTGAAAAGATGGACCACAACAGTGCCATTCAGACCTGCCACCATTCCAAGTTTGGCAAAGTCTACAAATATGCG GGTACACTGCCGGCACCTCCAGAAACTGTTTTGGACATTCTGTTCAACCGATTGGAGGAGCAAGTTTTGTGGAACCCTTCAGTGAAAGAAGCTAGG GTAATAGAGAGTATAGACAGTCAGACCGACATTGTGTACATACTTTCAGATGGTGCAAAAGGAGTCGTTTCTTCTCG AGATTTTGTGAACCTGAGGATGTGGCAGAAGCGTGGTGAGTCCTACTTACTGTGTGCCATCAGTGCCGAGCACGCCAAGCAGCCGCCCAAGAAAACTGTTGTGAG AGGTGAACAGGGACCTCTGTTGTACATGCTGGCTCCGTCAGATACAGAAATGAATCGAAGTAAATTCCAATGGCTGCTCAACGTCAATCTCAAG GGCTGGCTCCCGCAGTACATGATAGACAAAGCAATGGCCAAGAGCATGTTCGAGTATGCTGACGCACTCAAAGCCCATCTCAACAGCCTTGGAATATCCCCTGAGAACATCTGA